In Clupea harengus unplaced genomic scaffold, Ch_v2.0.2, whole genome shotgun sequence, one DNA window encodes the following:
- the LOC122129123 gene encoding chromatin assembly factor 1 subunit A-like, with translation MKKGKRNSLKIKEDERQQQRAERERQRLEAKAANEKKKLEARRLKEEKEKERKERKEKEEREKREKREKEEKEKAEKLKTKAEERKSKQEAKLEEKRKKEEEKRMKEEKDRLKAEKAEITRFLQKPKAQLAPKTLASACGKFAPFEIKEHMCLAPLCRVPCENAVLDQYLAKPDRSASWLKELTRRKPRCSGPTKPKPKPKHQDPGSDELVVVKGPKTNGAPDQQYRARMKLLQFHENYRPAYWGTWSKKSTCISARCPIQQDKELFDYEVDSDEEWEEDEPGESLSHSEGDDEDGDGEDDSDDDVFFVPHGYLSDGEGALGEEVGDLEKQKLRQKLKAREWDELLAKKKVKVLEAVITGCLWDGEREKEFSPTQMDMLKAHAIAVLEPLPKDEPSSPANSPGQQRDELLPQLLPLLHGNINSSKVIISEFQEFCRQQATCVVSSPQGSGDSIPTRVGVKRLIKESAVYAKRSCFRRCCWYVHAEVLARFSLESLPVPCQWNYLTPGVQQCREDPQMPITSQGNSPTTPQPTPTLSSKRKSAGSMSIKKFMKKSVDQEQTAVMETDGFQADTEDEEEDCVYINTESGFLTQNGGSSSPQPGALEPMEVSASTAFLLPCPTST, from the exons ATgaaaaaggggaaaagaaacTCTCTTAAG ATAAAGGAGGATGAGAGGCAACAACAAcgtgctgagagggagagacagcgctTGGAGGCCAAAGCTGCGAATGAGAAAAAGAAGCTGGAGGCTCGTAGactgaaagaagagaaggagaaagagaggaaggagaggaaagaaaaagaagagagggaaaagagagaaaaaagggaaaaagaggagaaagaaaaggcagaaaagTTGAAGACCAAGGCAGAGGAACGCAAGTCTAAGCAAGA GGCAAAACTTGAAGAAAAGcgaaagaaggaggaggaaaaacggatgaaagaggagaaggat aggCTTAAAGCTGAGAAAGCCGAGATCACACGCTTCTTGCAGAAGCCCAAGGCTCAGCTTGCGCCAAAG acgCTTGCATCTGCTTGTGGCAAATTTGCTCCATTTGAGATCAAAGAACACATGTGTTTGGCACCATTGTGTCGAGTGCCGTGTGAGAATGCAGTTTTAGACCAGTACCTGGCTAAGCCAGACAGGAGCGCCAGTTGGCTGAAGGAACTGACGAGGAGGAAGCCACGTTGCTCTGGTCcaaccaaacccaaacccaaacccaaacaccAGGATCCAGGAAG TGACGAGCTGGTTGTGGTGAAGGGGCCAAAGACTAATGGTGCGCCTGACCAGCAGTATCGGGCTCGGATGAAGCTCCTGCAGTTCCATGAGAATTACCGGCCTGCTTACTGGGGTACCTGGAGTAAAAAGAGCACATGCATCTCTGCACGCTGCCCCATCCAACAAGACAAG GAGCTTTTTGACTATGAAGTAGACAGCGATGAAGAGTGGGAGGAAGATGAGCCTGGAGAGTCTCTATCACACAGCGAGGGA GATGATGAGGACGGAGACGGAGAAGATGACAGTGACGATGACGTTTTCTTTGTACCACATGGATACCTGTCAGATGGCGAAGGGGCTCTGGGGGAG GAAGTGGGAGACCTTGAGAAGCAGAAGTTGCGTCAGAAACTGAAGGCTCGTGAGTGGGATGAGCTGCTTGCTAAGAAGAAGGTGAAGGTGCTGGAGGCTGTTATCACGGGCTGCCTatgggacggagagagagagaaggagttttCCCCAACTCAGATGGACATGCTGAAGGCCCATGCCATCGCTGTTCTGGAGCCCCTCCCCAAAGATGAACCCTCCTCACCTGCCAATTCACCTGGGCAGCAGCGTGATGAAT TGCTTCCCCAGCTTCTACCGTTGCTGCACGGTAATATCAACAGCAGTAAAGTTATCATCTCCGAGTTCCAGGAGTTTTGTCGTCAGCAGGCAACTTGTGTTGTGAGCAGCCCCCAGGGTTCTGGAGACAGCATTCCCACCAG AGTGGGTGTGAAGCGTCTGATAAAGGAGAGTGCGGTGTATGCGAAGCGATCCTGCTTTAGGCGCTGCTGCTGGTATGTCCATGCGGAAGTCCTGGCACGCTTCAGTCTCGAGTCCTTACCTGTGCCCTGTCAGTGGAACTACCTCACACCTGGTGTGCAACAGTGTCGTGAGGATCCCCAGATGCCAATTACTTCACAGGGCAACTCGCCAACTACCCCACAGCCTACTCCCACGCTTTCCTCCAAGAGGAAATCTGCTGGTAGTATGTCAATCAAAAAGTTCATGAAGAAGTCTGTAGACCAGGAACAA ACAGCGGTCATGGAGACAGATGGTTTTCAGGCGGAcacagaggatgaggaagaagacTGTGTCTACATCAATACTGAATCTG